From the genome of Lotus japonicus ecotype B-129 chromosome 6, LjGifu_v1.2, one region includes:
- the LOC130724831 gene encoding uncharacterized protein LOC130724831, with protein MVLGPRASEDRASKVDLIAHKLVRIELSEDARQPPKVFAADSVIENLSKPWKQALVVKLIGKNLGYSLMKSKLHSLWKPSGGFDIMMIDHGFYMVKFDKEEDREKVLHGGPWMIFDHCVAVAQWSPEFVPSTTATLKSMVWLRFPGLNPAFYEESFLLALAAVIGKPVKIDGATLDMHRGRYARVCVEIELSKPATTKIWFREQLIEVQYEGMHVICEHCGCFGHLGRNCLDPAKGNLRTLNDGGAAAKPNLAQVEGATVTPLERNSLPIMQDSRNDWIPVKRKNSKNKKHIKERFAGPRDLPLNSIKSNNSGAVKNAQADAASEKANASVGHKSPSPPPLTPLKRRRGPGGVAVVTAGGPQARIGTNTPSSKARQGARSFNREKNKDNKLPQGFVFAAADGRKTQGTAPCTIQRELQFGTGELHEEGEVVMEGS; from the coding sequence ATGGTACTTGGCCCGAGGGCTTCAGAGGACAGGGCATCAAAAGTGGATCTGATTGCCCACAAGTTGGTTCGCATTGAACTGAGTGAAGATGCAAGGCAGCCACCCAAGGTGTTTGCGGCGGATTCAGTCATAGAGAACCTGAGCAAGCCTTGGAAGCAAGCCTTGGTGGTGAAACTCATCGGGAAGAACCTAGGCTACAGCTTAATGAAGAGCAAGCTGCACAGCTTATGGAAACCGTCTGGCGGGTTTGACATCATGATGATAGACCATGGGTTTTATATGGTGAAATTTGATAAGGAGGAGGATCGCGAGAAGGTCCTTCACGGTGGTCCGTGGATGATTTTTGACCACTGTGTCGCTGTAGCACAGTGGAGCCCCGAGTTTGTGCCGTCAACAACGGCTACTCTTAAGTCAATGGTCTGGTTGAGGTTCCCGGGCCTGAATCCAGCGTTCTATGAGGAGAGCTTCCTCTTGGCTTTAGCGGCGGTGATAGGGAAGCCCGTCAAGATCGATGGTGCCACCTTGGATATGCACAGGGGGAGGTATGCACGAGTGTGTGTGGAAATCGAGCTTAGTAAGCCAGCCACAACAAAGATCTGGTTTAGAGAACAACTGATTGAGGTGCAGTACGAAGGAATGCACGTGATATGCGAACATTGTGGATGTTTTGGCCATCTAGGGCGCAACTGTTTGGATCCGGCGAAGGGGAACCTGAGGACCCTGAACGATGGCGGCGCTGCAGCTAAACCTAATCTTGCACAGGTTGAGGGGGCGACAGTTACGCCGCTGGAACGTAACTCTCTTCCAATCATGCAGGATTCACGCAATGATTGGATACCAGTTAAAaggaaaaattcaaaaaataagaAGCATATCAAGGAGAGATTTGCGGGCCCCAGGGATCTGCCATTGAATTCTATAAAGAGCAATAACTCAGGTGCTGTTAAGAACGCACAAGCTGACGCGGCAAGTGAGAAAGCTAATGCAAGCGTGGGCCACAAGTCACCGAGTCCTCCACCGCTTACGCCTCTGAAACGGCGCCGAGGGCCTGGTGGTGTCGCGGTTGTAACGGCTGGAGGTCCCCAAGCAAGAATAGGAACTAATACTCCTTCTAGTAAGGCGAGGCAAGGGGCACGCTCCTTCAACCGTGAGAAAAACAAGGATAACAAGTTGCCACAAGGGTTTGTGTTCGCTGCAGCGGATGGGAGGAAAACTCAGGGTACTGCTCCGTGTACTATCCAGCGGGAGCTGCAATTTGGTACAGGAGAGCTTCATGAAGAAGGGGAAGTCGTGATGGAGGGTAGCTAG